GCCTCGCTCACCTCGGCGAGAGTGGCCTTGAAGCTCTCGACGAGGTGGTGCGGCAGTTTGCGCACGAAGCCGACGGTGTCGGTGACGAGCACGGGCTCGGAGCCGTCGAGATCCAGGCGGCGCGTCGTCGAGTCCAGCGTGGCGAAGAGGGCGTCGGCCACGAAGGCGTCGGCGCCGGTGAGCGCGTTGAGCAGGCTGCTCTTGCCGACGTTCGTGTAGCCCACCAGCGCCACGCCGAAGCCCCGCCGGCGCCGCTGGCGCGCCTTCGTCTCGCTCGTGCGGGCCACCTTCTCCAGCTCGCGCTTGAGCTGGATGACGCGGTCGCCCAGGCGGCGGCGGTCCACCTCGAGCTGCGTCTCGCCCGGGCCGCGCGTGCCGATGCCGCCTTCCTGCCGCGAGAGGTGCTCCCACATGCGGCGCAGGCGCGGCCGCAGGTACTCGAGCTGGGCCAGCTCGACCTGCAGGCGCGCCTGCCGCGTGCGCGCGCGGCGGGCGAAGATG
This genomic interval from bacterium contains the following:
- the hflX gene encoding GTPase HflX, with amino-acid sequence MAEDRFFYPHKAVPQERAVLVGTVLPGDDRDEEEENLLELAQLGRAAGARVLHALVQERDAPDVSTYIGRGKVEELAALCKEREANLIIFDSELSPVQARNLEKRTETNVCDRTELILDIFARRARTRQARLQVELAQLEYLRPRLRRMWEHLSRQEGGIGTRGPGETQLEVDRRRLGDRVIQLKRELEKVARTSETKARQRRRRGFGVALVGYTNVGKSSLLNALTGADAFVADALFATLDSTTRRLDLDGSEPVLVTDTVGFVRKLPHHLVESFKATLAEVSEA